The Toxorhynchites rutilus septentrionalis strain SRP chromosome 3, ASM2978413v1, whole genome shotgun sequence genome includes a region encoding these proteins:
- the LOC129776735 gene encoding MDS1 and EVI1 complex locus protein EVI1-A, translating to MLRPRAEKMREKDHSPRKMLPSPKQGAVYPLLGMGSTISAQLPFDFSTSNRSSSSNLLHQQQNLLDQPLDLRVDHKKSTNSSSSTSDEEDPPRNLPEDSKPTSVTPYQDNNNNNNLSNNNTTHSSNKSPSPISNNNNNSVKYTNNNHINVKDEFRISNLANHSPPIFPPPGINPLMLEAIAKAGLPLPGYRNSFLPARSPVSYDLQRLKERDAIAASLSQLRQSTNGNGIPSNNNNNNNNNNSNSINHNLPPGATKNKDRYSCKFCGKVFPRSANLTRHLRTHTGEQPYKCKYCERSFSISSNLQRHVRNIHNKERPFKCALCERCFGQQTNLDRHLKKHEADAAGLGLGLDERLRAARRNSRGIPEDSYFEEIRSFMGKVTQLPIPLRLQPHHHQPQQSQLQHHQASLAQVQAHQQQQHHAQPDQNSSRSSTPSEPASPAGSSHSAHLEIKMEANDDDDEDSEQVQVT from the coding sequence ATGCTGAGGCCGCGAGCTGAGAAGATGCGAGAGAAAGATCATTCACCAAGAAAAATGCTCCCGAGTCCTAAGCAAGGTGCGGTCTACCCGCTTCTTGGTATGGGGTCAACCATTTCGGCCCAGCTTCCGTTCGATTTTTCCACCAGCAATCGATCGTCGTCCTCGAATCTCCTCCACCAGCAGCAGAACCTGCTCGATCAGCCGCTTGACCTCCGGGTAGATCACAAAAAATCGACCAACAGCAGCAGTTCAACCTCCGACGAAGAAGATCCTCCCAGAAATCTTCCCGAAGACAGTAAACCAACCAGCGTGACACCTTACCaagacaacaacaataacaataaccTGAGCAATAACAACACGACGCATAGCAGTAATAAGAGTCCCAGCCCGATcagcaataacaacaacaacagcgttAAGTACACTAACAACAACCACATCAACGTGAAAGATGAGTTCCGAATATCTAACCTGGCGAACCACAGTCCGCCGATCTTCCCTCCCCCGGGGATCAACCCTCTGATGCTGGAAGCCATCGCGAAAGCGGGTCTTCCGCTCCCTGGCTACCGGAACTCATTCCTACCCGCCCGCTCACCCGTCTCGTACGACCTCCAGCGGTTAAAGGAGCGGGACGCGATCGCGGCAAGTCTATCACAGTTACGTCAGAGCACGAACGGCAACGGGATAcctagcaacaacaacaacaacaacaacaataacaattcCAACAGCATCAACCACAATCTACCGCCAGGTGCCACCAAGAACAAAGATCGATACTCGTGCAAGTTTTGTGGCAAAGTGTTCCCTCGATCTGCGAACCTAACGCGCCACCTCCGGACGCACACCGGCGAGCAGCCGTACAAGTGCAAGTACTGCGAACGTTCCTTCAGCATATCCAGCAATCTCCAGCGTCACGTTCGGAACATCCACAACAAGGAGCGTCCCTTCAAGTGTGCCCTCTGTGAGCGTTGCTTCGGTCAACAGACCAATCTCGATCGTCACCTCAAGAAGCACGAGGCAGACGCGGCCGGACTGGGTCTGGGTTTGGATGAACGTCTACGAGCGGCCCGACGGAACTCCCGAGGGATTCCCGAAGATTCGTACTTCGAAGAGATCCGTTCCTTCATGGGCAAGGTAACTCAGCTTCCTATTCCGCTGAGGTTGCAGCCCCATCACCACCAACCGCAACAGTCACAACTCCAACACCATCAGGCGTCGCTAGCACAAGTCCAGGCCcatcagcagcaacagcatcaCGCCCAGCCGGACCAGAACTCGTCGCGTAGCTCGACACCTTCCGAACCGGCTTCGCCAGCGGGCAGTTCTCACAGTGCCCATCTCGAGATCAAGATGGAAGcgaacgacgacgacgatgaagATAGTGAGCAGGTACAGGTTACTTGA